A single window of Athene noctua chromosome 1, bAthNoc1.hap1.1, whole genome shotgun sequence DNA harbors:
- the CDCA3 gene encoding cell division cycle-associated protein 3 isoform X1: MGVSGSALATPAAPCNRHLAHVSDPRSPSAGILRTPIEVLSSPAVSPQAGLAEPAAGACQDRDPRSPTPGISRTPMRAESSVDSVERLVKQLSEAFGAEAAPQQPSPLGAACPAGEPAAEEPAWRSSPGPEATVASREEAERPLSPDVAPARPARAAGPGFSSGSKPVRRKTNNKIIATSGGTGRSPLSIIQDDNSPSASAPRQGKRHVLGENLGEKKEVTVDLSRNLKSGNCAWNDLNKENQQCSSVEN; this comes from the exons ATGGGGGTCTCCGGCAGCGCCCTGGCCACTCCCGCCGCCCCCTGTAACAGGCACCTGGCACATGTCAGCGATCCCCGTTCGCCCAGCGCCGGTATCTTGCGCACTCCCATCGAG GTGCTGAGCTCCCCGGCGGTCAGCCCTCAGGCTGGCCTCGCCGAGCCGGCGGCGGGCGCCTGCCAGGACCGGGACCCGCGCTCACCCACGCCCGGCATCTCCCGCACGCCCATGAGAGCCGAGTCGAGCG TAGACAGCGTGGAGCGCCTGGTCAAGCAGCTCAGCGAGGCCTTCGGGGCTGAGGCTGCGCCGCAGCAGCCGTCGCCGCTGGGAGCGGCCTGTCCCGCCGGGGAGCCGGCAGCGGAGGAGCCGGCCTGGCGGAGCTCCCCGGGCCCGGAGGCGACCGTCGCATCGcgggaagaggcagagaggccGCTGTCGCCCGACGTGGCCCCAGCTCGGCCAGCGCGCGCTGCCGGACCCGGCTTTTCCTCGG GGAGCAAGCCTGTAAGGCGCAAGACCAACAACAAAATCATTGCAACATCTGGTGGAACTGGCCGCTCTCCCCTCAGCATCATACAAGATGATAATTCCCCCAGTGCTTCTGCCCCTCGCCAG GGTAAGAGACATGTGTTGGGAGAGAACCTTGGGGAGAAGAAGGAAGTGACAGTGGATCTGAGCAGGAACCTCAAATCTGGGAACTGTGCTTGGAATGACTTGAACAAAGAGAACCAACAGTGTTCTTCTGTGGAAAACTAG
- the CDCA3 gene encoding cell division cycle-associated protein 3 isoform X2 → MGVSGSALATPAAPCNRHLAHVSDPRSPSAGILRTPIEVLSSPAVSPQAGLAEPAAGACQDRDPRSPTPGISRTPMRAESSDSVERLVKQLSEAFGAEAAPQQPSPLGAACPAGEPAAEEPAWRSSPGPEATVASREEAERPLSPDVAPARPARAAGPGFSSGSKPVRRKTNNKIIATSGGTGRSPLSIIQDDNSPSASAPRQGKRHVLGENLGEKKEVTVDLSRNLKSGNCAWNDLNKENQQCSSVEN, encoded by the exons ATGGGGGTCTCCGGCAGCGCCCTGGCCACTCCCGCCGCCCCCTGTAACAGGCACCTGGCACATGTCAGCGATCCCCGTTCGCCCAGCGCCGGTATCTTGCGCACTCCCATCGAG GTGCTGAGCTCCCCGGCGGTCAGCCCTCAGGCTGGCCTCGCCGAGCCGGCGGCGGGCGCCTGCCAGGACCGGGACCCGCGCTCACCCACGCCCGGCATCTCCCGCACGCCCATGAGAGCCGAGTCGAGCG ACAGCGTGGAGCGCCTGGTCAAGCAGCTCAGCGAGGCCTTCGGGGCTGAGGCTGCGCCGCAGCAGCCGTCGCCGCTGGGAGCGGCCTGTCCCGCCGGGGAGCCGGCAGCGGAGGAGCCGGCCTGGCGGAGCTCCCCGGGCCCGGAGGCGACCGTCGCATCGcgggaagaggcagagaggccGCTGTCGCCCGACGTGGCCCCAGCTCGGCCAGCGCGCGCTGCCGGACCCGGCTTTTCCTCGG GGAGCAAGCCTGTAAGGCGCAAGACCAACAACAAAATCATTGCAACATCTGGTGGAACTGGCCGCTCTCCCCTCAGCATCATACAAGATGATAATTCCCCCAGTGCTTCTGCCCCTCGCCAG GGTAAGAGACATGTGTTGGGAGAGAACCTTGGGGAGAAGAAGGAAGTGACAGTGGATCTGAGCAGGAACCTCAAATCTGGGAACTGTGCTTGGAATGACTTGAACAAAGAGAACCAACAGTGTTCTTCTGTGGAAAACTAG
- the CDCA3 gene encoding cell division cycle-associated protein 3 isoform X3 — translation MGVSGSALATPAAPCNRHLAHVSDPRSPSAGILRTPIEVLSSPAVSPQAGLAEPAAGACQDRDPRSPTPGISRTPMRAESSGSKPVRRKTNNKIIATSGGTGRSPLSIIQDDNSPSASAPRQGKRHVLGENLGEKKEVTVDLSRNLKSGNCAWNDLNKENQQCSSVEN, via the exons ATGGGGGTCTCCGGCAGCGCCCTGGCCACTCCCGCCGCCCCCTGTAACAGGCACCTGGCACATGTCAGCGATCCCCGTTCGCCCAGCGCCGGTATCTTGCGCACTCCCATCGAG GTGCTGAGCTCCCCGGCGGTCAGCCCTCAGGCTGGCCTCGCCGAGCCGGCGGCGGGCGCCTGCCAGGACCGGGACCCGCGCTCACCCACGCCCGGCATCTCCCGCACGCCCATGAGAGCCGAGTCGAGCG GGAGCAAGCCTGTAAGGCGCAAGACCAACAACAAAATCATTGCAACATCTGGTGGAACTGGCCGCTCTCCCCTCAGCATCATACAAGATGATAATTCCCCCAGTGCTTCTGCCCCTCGCCAG GGTAAGAGACATGTGTTGGGAGAGAACCTTGGGGAGAAGAAGGAAGTGACAGTGGATCTGAGCAGGAACCTCAAATCTGGGAACTGTGCTTGGAATGACTTGAACAAAGAGAACCAACAGTGTTCTTCTGTGGAAAACTAG
- the GNB3 gene encoding guanine nucleotide-binding protein G(I)/G(S)/G(T) subunit beta-3 isoform X2, whose product MGEMEQMKQEAEQLKKQIADARKACADTTLAQIVSGMEVVGRIQMRTRRTLRGHLAKIYAMHWSTDSKLLVSASQDGKLIVWDTYTTNKVHAIPLRSSWVMTCAYAPSGNFVACGGLDNMCSIYSLKTREGNVKVSRELSAHTGYLSCCRFLDDNNIVTSSGDTTALWDIETGQQKTVFLGHTGDCMSLAVSPDFKLFISGACDATAKLWDVREGTCRQTFSGHESDINAICFFPNGEAICTGSDDATCRLFDLRADQELVVYSHESIICGITSVAFSRSGRLLLAGYDDFNCNIWDSLKAERVGILSGHDNRVSCLGVTADGMAVATGSWDSFLKIWN is encoded by the exons ATGGGGGAAATGGAACAGATGaagcaggaggctgagcagctgAAGAAGCAGATTGCG gatgCCCGGAAAGCGTGTGCAGACACAACGCTTGCTCAG ATTGTGTCTGGAATGGAGGTTGTTGGCCGCATCCAGATGCGGACCCGAAGGACCCTACGTGGGCACCTGGCCAAGATCTACGCCATGCACTGGTCCACGGACTCCAA ACTTCTGGTCAGTGCCTCACAAGATGGGAAACTGATTGTGTGGGACACATACACAACCAACAAG GTTCATGCCATCCCTTTGCGTTCTTCCTGGGTCATGACCTGTGCCTATGCCCCCTCAGGTAATTTTGTGGCCTGTGGGGGCCTTGACAACATGTGCTCCATCTACAGCCTCAAGACTCGGGAAGGCAACGTCAAAGTGAGCAGAGAACTCTCAGCCCatacag GTTACCTCTCCTGCTGCCGGTTTCTTGATGATAACAATATCGTGACTAGCTCTGGAGATACCAC TGCTCTCTGGGACATTGAGACGGGGCAGCAGAAGACTGTGTTCCTGGGTCACACTGGAGACTGTATGAGCTTGGCTGTCTCCCCAGACTTCAAACTTTTCATCTCTGGGGCTTGTGATGCTACTGCCAAACTGTGGGATGTGCGGGAAGGCACCTGCCGTCAGACCTTCTCAGGGCACGAGTCTGATATCAACGCCATCTGT TTCTTTCCTAATGGTGAAGCCATCTGCACCGGCTCAGATGATGCCACTTGTCGCCTCTTTGACCTCCGGGCAGACCAGGAGCTCGTAGTATACTCTCACGAGAGCATCATCTGTGGAATCACATCAGTCGCCTTCTCTCGCAGTGGGCGCCTCTTGCTTGCTGGATATGATGACTTCAACTGCAACATCTGGGACTCCCTGAAAGCAGAGCGTGTGG GAATCCTTTCTGGCCATGACAACAGAGTGAGCTGCCTGGGGGTGACAGCAGATGGCATGGCCGTTGCCACCGGCTCCTGGGACAGCTTCCTCAAGATTTGGAACTGA
- the GNB3 gene encoding guanine nucleotide-binding protein G(I)/G(S)/G(T) subunit beta-3 isoform X1 produces MGEMEQMKQEAEQLKKQIADARKACADTTLAQIVSGMEVVGRIQMRTRRTLRGHLAKIYAMHWSTDSKLLVSASQDGKLIVWDTYTTNKVHAIPLRSSWVMTCAYAPSGNFVACGGLDNMCSIYSLKTREGNVKVSRELSAHTGYLSCCRFLDDNNIVTSSGDTTCALWDIETGQQKTVFLGHTGDCMSLAVSPDFKLFISGACDATAKLWDVREGTCRQTFSGHESDINAICFFPNGEAICTGSDDATCRLFDLRADQELVVYSHESIICGITSVAFSRSGRLLLAGYDDFNCNIWDSLKAERVGILSGHDNRVSCLGVTADGMAVATGSWDSFLKIWN; encoded by the exons ATGGGGGAAATGGAACAGATGaagcaggaggctgagcagctgAAGAAGCAGATTGCG gatgCCCGGAAAGCGTGTGCAGACACAACGCTTGCTCAG ATTGTGTCTGGAATGGAGGTTGTTGGCCGCATCCAGATGCGGACCCGAAGGACCCTACGTGGGCACCTGGCCAAGATCTACGCCATGCACTGGTCCACGGACTCCAA ACTTCTGGTCAGTGCCTCACAAGATGGGAAACTGATTGTGTGGGACACATACACAACCAACAAG GTTCATGCCATCCCTTTGCGTTCTTCCTGGGTCATGACCTGTGCCTATGCCCCCTCAGGTAATTTTGTGGCCTGTGGGGGCCTTGACAACATGTGCTCCATCTACAGCCTCAAGACTCGGGAAGGCAACGTCAAAGTGAGCAGAGAACTCTCAGCCCatacag GTTACCTCTCCTGCTGCCGGTTTCTTGATGATAACAATATCGTGACTAGCTCTGGAGATACCACGTG TGCTCTCTGGGACATTGAGACGGGGCAGCAGAAGACTGTGTTCCTGGGTCACACTGGAGACTGTATGAGCTTGGCTGTCTCCCCAGACTTCAAACTTTTCATCTCTGGGGCTTGTGATGCTACTGCCAAACTGTGGGATGTGCGGGAAGGCACCTGCCGTCAGACCTTCTCAGGGCACGAGTCTGATATCAACGCCATCTGT TTCTTTCCTAATGGTGAAGCCATCTGCACCGGCTCAGATGATGCCACTTGTCGCCTCTTTGACCTCCGGGCAGACCAGGAGCTCGTAGTATACTCTCACGAGAGCATCATCTGTGGAATCACATCAGTCGCCTTCTCTCGCAGTGGGCGCCTCTTGCTTGCTGGATATGATGACTTCAACTGCAACATCTGGGACTCCCTGAAAGCAGAGCGTGTGG GAATCCTTTCTGGCCATGACAACAGAGTGAGCTGCCTGGGGGTGACAGCAGATGGCATGGCCGTTGCCACCGGCTCCTGGGACAGCTTCCTCAAGATTTGGAACTGA